From the genome of Thermus antranikianii DSM 12462, one region includes:
- a CDS encoding DNA topoisomerase subunit B has protein sequence MSYDASAIKVLKGLEGVRHRPAMYIGGTGVEGYHHLFKEILDNAVDEALAGYATEIVTTLNPDGSLTVEDNGRGIPVDLMPEEGKPAVEVIYTTLHSGGKFDSSAYKVSGGLHGVGASVVNALSEWTVVEVFREGKHHRIAFSRGEVTEPLAVVGPAPKGKTGTRVTFKPDPLIFGNQAFDPSKIRARLREVSYLVAGLKLVFKDLIHGREDVYLDKGGVASFAKALAEEEELLYEKPFLLKGQEGEVEVEVGLIHTKGYNAEILTYANMIPTRDGGTHLTAFKSAYSRALNQYAKKAGLNKEKGPQPTGDDLLEGLYAVVSVKLPQPQFEGQTKGKLLNPEAGSAVSQVVYEKFLEILEENPRIAKTIYEKALRAAQAREAARKARELVRRQNPLESDDLPGKLADCQTENPEEAELFIVEGDSAGGSAKQGRDRRFQAILPLRGKILNVEKAGLSKALKNAEVRAMVAAIGVGIGGTGDEAHFDLEGLRYHKIIIMTDADVDGSHIRTLLLTFFYRYMRPLIERGHVFIAQPPLYRLQVGKKVEYLYSDEELAARLKELEGKSFEVQRFKGLGEMNPEQLWETTMNPEKRVLKKVELQDALEASELFEKLMGQDVAPRREFIEEHARYAELDI, from the coding sequence GTGAGTTACGACGCTTCCGCCATTAAGGTACTCAAAGGCCTAGAGGGGGTACGCCACCGCCCCGCCATGTACATCGGGGGCACGGGGGTGGAGGGGTACCACCACCTCTTCAAGGAAATCCTGGACAACGCCGTGGACGAGGCCCTGGCGGGCTACGCCACAGAGATCGTCACCACCCTCAACCCCGATGGCTCCCTCACCGTGGAGGACAACGGCCGGGGCATCCCCGTGGACCTGATGCCCGAGGAGGGCAAGCCCGCGGTGGAGGTGATCTACACCACCCTGCACTCCGGGGGCAAGTTTGACAGCAGCGCCTACAAGGTCTCAGGGGGCCTCCACGGGGTAGGGGCCAGCGTGGTGAACGCCCTTTCCGAGTGGACGGTGGTGGAGGTGTTCCGGGAAGGAAAGCACCACCGGATCGCCTTCAGCCGGGGCGAGGTCACCGAACCCCTTGCCGTGGTGGGGCCCGCTCCCAAGGGCAAGACCGGCACCCGGGTCACCTTCAAGCCCGATCCCCTCATCTTCGGGAACCAGGCCTTTGACCCCAGCAAGATCAGGGCCCGCCTGCGGGAGGTAAGCTACCTGGTGGCGGGGCTCAAGCTGGTCTTCAAGGACCTCATCCACGGGCGGGAGGACGTCTACCTGGACAAAGGCGGGGTGGCCTCCTTCGCCAAGGCCCTGGCGGAAGAGGAGGAGCTTCTTTACGAAAAGCCCTTCCTCCTCAAGGGGCAGGAGGGGGAGGTGGAGGTGGAGGTGGGCCTCATCCACACCAAGGGGTACAACGCCGAGATCCTCACCTACGCCAACATGATCCCCACCCGGGACGGCGGTACCCACCTCACCGCCTTTAAGAGCGCCTACAGCCGGGCCCTGAACCAGTACGCCAAGAAGGCGGGCCTAAACAAGGAAAAAGGCCCCCAGCCCACCGGGGATGACCTTCTGGAGGGGCTTTATGCCGTGGTGAGCGTAAAGCTACCCCAACCCCAGTTTGAGGGCCAGACCAAGGGGAAGCTTTTAAACCCCGAGGCGGGGAGCGCCGTAAGCCAGGTAGTCTACGAGAAGTTTTTGGAGATCCTCGAGGAGAACCCCCGCATCGCCAAGACCATCTACGAGAAGGCCCTGCGGGCCGCCCAAGCCCGGGAGGCCGCCCGGAAGGCCCGGGAGCTGGTGCGCCGGCAAAACCCCCTGGAGTCCGACGACCTTCCCGGCAAGCTGGCCGACTGCCAAACGGAAAACCCGGAGGAAGCGGAGCTTTTCATCGTGGAGGGGGACTCGGCCGGGGGAAGCGCCAAGCAGGGCCGCGACCGGCGCTTCCAGGCCATCCTGCCCCTTAGGGGCAAGATCCTCAACGTGGAAAAGGCGGGGCTTTCCAAGGCCCTGAAAAACGCCGAGGTGCGGGCCATGGTGGCGGCCATCGGGGTGGGGATCGGGGGTACGGGCGACGAAGCCCACTTTGACCTCGAGGGCCTCCGCTACCACAAGATCATCATCATGACCGACGCCGACGTGGACGGAAGCCACATCCGCACCCTCCTCCTCACCTTCTTCTACCGCTACATGCGGCCCCTGATCGAAAGGGGGCACGTGTTCATCGCCCAGCCGCCCCTTTACCGCCTGCAGGTGGGGAAAAAGGTGGAGTACCTCTACTCCGACGAGGAGCTTGCCGCCCGCCTGAAGGAGCTGGAGGGGAAAAGCTTTGAGGTGCAGCGCTTTAAGGGTCTCGGGGAGATGAACCCCGAGCAGCTTTGGGAAACCACCATGAACCCGGAGAAGCGGGTTTTGAAGAAGGTGGAGCTCCAGGACGCCCTCGAGGCCAGCGAGCTCTTTGAGAAGCTCATGGGACAGGACGTAGCCCCCAGGAGGGAGTTCATCGAGGAGCATGCCCGCTACGCGGAGCTGGACATCTGA
- the hrpB gene encoding ATP-dependent helicase HrpB, whose amino-acid sequence MPYPPDHPGDWLEEATALLLQEGRLLLKAYPGAGKSTLFPLRLLKALPGRILLFEPRRVAARAVAARLAENLGEPLGKTVGYRVRLEGKESQETRLLVMTEGLLLRYLLESPHLPGVSAVLLDEAHERHLESDLALALLLRVQATLRPDLKIALLSATPDEALAALAGRVLEVEGESHPVEIFHLERPWEGPLEPLAARYARKAFLEGEGDVLVFLPGKGEIERTQRLLSDLPAFPLHGGLPLREQVALLRPGPRKIVLATDVAETSLTLPQVRAVVDSGLAKKPRFDPRTGLTRLTVVRIPEESARQRAGRAGRTGPGRVYRLYPKGPFPPKRPEILEADLSWALLVALALGEKLEDLPLPTKPPRGALESAWNLLELLGAVQGHGLSPLGKRILSLPTHPRLARMVLEAERLGLLPLAADLLALLEERNPLEGEPDLMLHLEGLLEARRERRGAFWPHEQVSALWRGRFGVLFPENKPPGVSTIKPQQSLPAPEEVGRLLLAAYPDRVAKRVAPKRYKLSSGPLIQLSGDGPAYLVAPWADLGPQGGRVLLYAPLAEEDLLKRTEQVLWTGWEEGRLRGYLEQRYGALVLERVAVDPGPPTAKLLEEALNGQLPLPEEARQVLLRLSFLRAHGIEVPELSEQALLRDLSWLLPWTQGVRKVEDLLALPWKEILLSLLGEKRELLERLAPESLALPSGKRRRLTYREGAPPLLSLRIQEAFGLRETPRVLEGRVAVAVELLSPAGRPVQVTQDLKSFWENRYPEVRRELMRRYPKHAWPETP is encoded by the coding sequence ATGCCCTACCCGCCCGACCACCCTGGGGATTGGCTGGAGGAGGCCACGGCCCTCCTCCTTCAGGAAGGCCGCCTTCTGCTGAAGGCCTACCCTGGGGCCGGAAAGAGCACCCTCTTCCCTCTCCGGCTCTTAAAGGCCTTGCCGGGTAGGATCCTCCTCTTTGAACCCCGGCGGGTGGCGGCCCGGGCTGTGGCGGCCAGGCTTGCGGAAAACCTGGGGGAGCCCCTAGGGAAAACCGTAGGCTACCGGGTGCGGCTGGAGGGGAAGGAAAGCCAGGAAACCCGCCTTTTGGTGATGACGGAGGGCCTGCTCCTCCGTTATCTCCTGGAAAGCCCCCACCTTCCTGGGGTTTCGGCGGTACTCCTGGACGAGGCCCACGAGCGCCATCTGGAGAGCGATCTGGCCCTAGCCCTACTCCTTCGGGTCCAGGCCACCCTAAGGCCCGACCTCAAGATCGCCTTGCTTTCCGCCACCCCCGACGAGGCCTTGGCCGCCCTAGCAGGAAGGGTCCTCGAGGTGGAGGGAGAAAGCCACCCAGTGGAGATCTTTCACCTGGAAAGGCCTTGGGAAGGCCCGCTGGAACCCCTGGCTGCCCGCTATGCCCGCAAGGCCTTTCTGGAAGGAGAAGGGGACGTCCTGGTCTTCCTTCCGGGGAAAGGGGAGATAGAGCGCACGCAAAGGCTTCTTTCGGATCTTCCCGCCTTCCCCCTCCACGGGGGGTTACCCCTCCGGGAACAGGTTGCCCTGCTCCGGCCTGGACCCAGGAAGATCGTCCTGGCCACGGATGTGGCGGAAACCAGCCTCACCCTTCCCCAGGTGCGTGCCGTGGTGGACTCCGGCCTGGCCAAAAAGCCCCGCTTTGACCCCAGAACCGGCCTCACCCGCCTCACCGTGGTACGTATCCCCGAGGAATCCGCCAGGCAACGGGCGGGCCGGGCCGGACGCACCGGACCTGGGCGGGTTTACCGGCTTTACCCCAAAGGCCCCTTTCCCCCCAAAAGGCCGGAGATCCTGGAGGCCGACCTCTCCTGGGCCCTCCTGGTGGCCCTGGCCCTGGGCGAGAAGCTGGAAGACCTCCCCCTACCCACCAAGCCTCCCCGAGGGGCCTTGGAAAGTGCCTGGAACCTCCTGGAACTCCTGGGAGCGGTCCAAGGGCATGGGCTAAGCCCCCTGGGAAAGCGGATCCTCTCCCTCCCCACCCACCCCCGCCTGGCCCGCATGGTGCTGGAAGCGGAAAGGCTGGGCCTTCTCCCCCTGGCCGCCGATCTCTTAGCCCTCCTGGAGGAGCGAAATCCCCTGGAGGGGGAGCCGGACCTGATGCTCCATCTAGAAGGCCTCCTCGAGGCCCGGAGGGAAAGGCGGGGTGCCTTTTGGCCCCACGAGCAGGTTTCCGCCCTCTGGCGGGGACGCTTTGGCGTGCTCTTTCCCGAGAACAAACCCCCCGGCGTAAGCACGATAAAACCCCAGCAGAGCCTTCCGGCTCCGGAAGAAGTGGGCCGGCTCCTCCTGGCCGCCTATCCCGACCGGGTGGCCAAGCGGGTAGCCCCAAAGCGGTACAAGCTCTCCTCCGGGCCCCTTATCCAGCTATCCGGTGACGGCCCCGCCTACCTGGTGGCCCCCTGGGCCGACCTGGGCCCCCAGGGAGGAAGGGTACTTCTTTACGCCCCTCTGGCTGAGGAGGATCTCCTCAAGCGGACCGAACAGGTCCTTTGGACTGGATGGGAGGAAGGAAGGCTCCGGGGCTATCTGGAGCAGCGCTACGGTGCCCTGGTGCTGGAACGGGTGGCGGTGGACCCAGGCCCCCCCACGGCCAAGCTCCTCGAGGAGGCCTTAAACGGCCAGCTACCCCTTCCCGAGGAGGCCCGGCAGGTCCTCCTGCGCCTCTCCTTCCTCCGAGCCCACGGGATAGAGGTGCCCGAACTCTCGGAGCAAGCCTTGCTTCGCGATCTTTCCTGGCTCCTCCCCTGGACCCAGGGGGTGCGGAAGGTGGAAGACCTCCTGGCCCTGCCCTGGAAGGAGATCCTTTTAAGCCTCCTAGGGGAAAAGCGGGAGCTTTTGGAGAGGCTGGCGCCGGAAAGCCTAGCCCTGCCTTCGGGCAAGCGCAGGCGCCTCACCTACCGGGAAGGGGCCCCACCCCTTCTTTCCCTGCGCATCCAGGAAGCCTTTGGCCTTCGGGAAACCCCCAGGGTGCTGGAAGGCCGGGTAGCGGTGGCGGTGGAGCTCCTTTCCCCCGCGGGCCGTCCGGTCCAGGTGACCCAGGACCTAAAAAGCTTCTGGGAAAACCGCTACCCCGAGGTGCGCCGGGAACTCATGCGCCGCTACCCCAAACACGCCTGGCCGGAGACTCCCTGA
- a CDS encoding SCP2 sterol-binding domain-containing protein, whose amino-acid sequence MEPFQEAWAQAYCRKLNESEAYRRAAATWEGSLALAVRPDPALGFPKGAAVVLDLWHGACRGVQVVEGEAEADFVIEADLATWQEVLEGRLEPLTALMRGLLELKKGSIAALAPYAQAAQELVKVAREVA is encoded by the coding sequence ATGGAGCCTTTCCAGGAAGCTTGGGCCCAAGCCTACTGCCGGAAGCTGAACGAAAGCGAGGCCTACAGGAGAGCCGCCGCCACCTGGGAAGGAAGCCTGGCCTTGGCGGTGCGCCCTGACCCCGCCCTGGGGTTCCCCAAGGGAGCGGCCGTAGTCCTGGACCTGTGGCACGGGGCGTGCCGGGGGGTGCAGGTGGTGGAGGGGGAGGCCGAGGCCGACTTCGTGATCGAGGCCGACCTCGCCACCTGGCAGGAGGTGTTGGAGGGCCGCCTCGAGCCCCTCACCGCCTTGATGCGGGGCCTTTTGGAATTGAAGAAGGGGAGCATCGCCGCCCTGGCCCCTTACGCCCAGGCGGCCCAGGAGCTGGTCAAGGTGGCCCGGGAGGTGGCATGA
- a CDS encoding alcohol dehydrogenase family protein, whose amino-acid sequence MKALVYRGPFQVAVEEVPEPKLEAETDAIVQVELAAICGSDLHIYHGKIAGVLPGTVLGHEFVGRIVEKGPLVPFPLGERVVGSFQVACGDCPACRKGQYFACLKGGVFGFGLALGNLQGAQAERVRVPFARQSLFPIGDLPAEEAILAGDILTTAYGGVRPFLSPGMSVAVVGSGPVGLMAQTVAHALGAGQVYAIDPEETRLEKAAALGSLPVNPKAEDPVARVRKETQGLGADLVVEAVGGDGEALKLALRLAGPGGIVSSLGVPTAEKLEYPWLSAFSRGITLKSALANIPRWIEEVLALQRAGRLKGSWVFSHRLPLEEAPEGYRLFHERQATKVALVP is encoded by the coding sequence ATGAAGGCCCTGGTCTACCGCGGGCCCTTCCAAGTGGCGGTGGAGGAGGTGCCGGAGCCCAAGCTGGAGGCGGAAACCGACGCCATCGTCCAGGTGGAGCTGGCCGCCATCTGTGGCTCGGACCTGCACATCTACCACGGCAAGATCGCCGGGGTGCTGCCGGGCACCGTCTTGGGCCACGAGTTCGTGGGGCGGATTGTGGAAAAGGGCCCCCTGGTGCCCTTCCCCCTGGGGGAAAGGGTGGTGGGGAGCTTCCAGGTGGCCTGCGGGGACTGCCCAGCCTGCCGCAAGGGGCAGTACTTCGCCTGCCTGAAAGGAGGGGTCTTTGGCTTCGGCTTGGCCCTGGGCAATCTCCAGGGAGCCCAGGCGGAAAGGGTCCGGGTTCCCTTCGCCCGGCAAAGCCTTTTTCCCATTGGGGACCTGCCCGCGGAGGAAGCCATCCTGGCGGGGGATATCCTCACCACCGCCTACGGGGGAGTAAGGCCCTTCCTCTCTCCTGGGATGAGCGTGGCGGTGGTGGGCTCGGGGCCCGTGGGCCTCATGGCCCAGACGGTGGCCCACGCTCTGGGAGCCGGACAGGTCTACGCCATAGACCCGGAAGAAACCCGCCTGGAAAAGGCTGCGGCCCTGGGAAGCCTGCCCGTCAACCCCAAGGCGGAAGATCCCGTGGCCCGGGTGCGCAAGGAGACCCAAGGCCTAGGGGCGGATCTGGTGGTGGAAGCGGTGGGCGGGGATGGGGAGGCGTTGAAGCTGGCCCTCCGCCTGGCGGGGCCCGGGGGCATCGTGTCCAGCCTCGGGGTGCCCACCGCCGAGAAGCTGGAATACCCTTGGCTCTCCGCTTTCAGCCGGGGCATCACCCTGAAAAGCGCCTTGGCCAACATCCCCCGCTGGATCGAGGAGGTTCTGGCCCTGCAACGGGCGGGAAGGCTTAAGGGTAGCTGGGTGTTCAGCCATCGCCTGCCCCTCGAGGAGGCCCCTGAGGGCTACCGCCTCTTCCACGAGCGGCAGGCCACCAAGGTGGCCCTGGTGCCCTAA
- a CDS encoding LptF/LptG family permease → MLGRYVLKEVLVPYLAGVLLFVALLTFDLLSSLSGVLLSRGAGVEAIAKLILYRLPWTLSLALPLGLVFAILVSLARLIRQSELKAAYAAGVPPWALLKPLALLALLVSLLNLLNLAELRPRALEAYDQHLARLLYGEGSLSGVLRKQLYAAEGLGVYYAEEVRPEVGQNRLYGIRVVDERGRIYSGQEGVWDKEGWHFRGYVLEGGKPKPFAGTLPFPTQFRPKESLGSRDPYDSTTLRELWERSRVEPSARFALYRRLADALGGFLLGLAAAALGLSFREAAWAFLSIVLLIFGYYVLWTLSAQLARYDVNPLLAFLPNAFFAALALYLTWRLR, encoded by the coding sequence GTGCTGGGCCGGTATGTCCTCAAGGAGGTCCTGGTCCCTTACCTGGCGGGGGTCCTGCTTTTCGTGGCCCTCCTCACCTTTGACCTCCTCTCCAGCCTCTCCGGGGTGCTCCTAAGCCGGGGAGCCGGCGTGGAGGCCATCGCCAAGCTCATCCTCTACCGCCTGCCCTGGACCCTGAGCCTGGCCCTTCCCTTGGGCCTGGTCTTCGCCATCTTGGTGAGCCTCGCCCGCCTCATCCGCCAATCGGAGCTGAAGGCGGCCTACGCCGCGGGCGTACCCCCCTGGGCCCTTTTGAAACCCCTGGCGCTTTTGGCCCTTCTGGTGAGCCTCCTCAACCTCCTCAACCTGGCCGAGCTTCGCCCCAGGGCCCTCGAGGCCTACGATCAGCACCTGGCCCGGCTCCTCTACGGGGAAGGAAGCCTAAGCGGGGTGTTGCGCAAGCAGCTTTACGCCGCGGAGGGCCTTGGGGTCTACTACGCGGAGGAGGTGCGGCCCGAGGTGGGGCAAAACCGCCTCTACGGCATCCGGGTGGTGGACGAAAGGGGCCGGATCTACAGCGGCCAGGAAGGGGTATGGGACAAGGAGGGGTGGCACTTCCGGGGGTACGTCCTGGAGGGGGGAAAGCCTAAGCCCTTTGCCGGCACCCTTCCCTTCCCCACCCAGTTCCGCCCCAAGGAAAGCCTGGGCTCCCGCGATCCCTACGACTCCACCACCCTGCGGGAGCTTTGGGAAAGGAGCCGGGTGGAGCCCAGCGCCCGCTTCGCCCTGTACCGCCGGCTCGCGGATGCTCTCGGAGGCTTTCTCCTGGGCCTGGCGGCAGCCGCCTTGGGCCTTTCCTTCCGGGAGGCTGCCTGGGCCTTCCTCAGCATCGTCCTCCTCATCTTCGGCTACTACGTGCTCTGGACCCTGAGCGCCCAGCTCGCCCGCTACGACGTGAACCCTCTCCTGGCCTTCCTCCCCAACGCCTTCTTCGCGGCCTTGGCCCTTTACCTCACCTGGAGGCTTAGATGA
- a CDS encoding LptF/LptG family permease, whose amino-acid sequence MKTLDRYLLREVLAHFSLGLAVIVLLFLAGAVYEVLAPLVAKGADPYTLLLYLFYRTPEALVRGAPVAYLFALLFLLSRLGEDSELKALLALGIRRERVLLPLLGLGALLALLGFLLGESLVPKALAQGQDLLRRQVLERPRTLLTPGTTFQDARGRVVYVGEVARDRIGKLRILSQEEVVLAEEGRFQGGILQVEKGLRVTYEGDRPRTLTRFQEGELVLRDLTFEPWQNPANRMTLKELKEEVERLRKSGVKAGLEATTYYRRYAEPAASLVFALFATGLAFYLLGGSRSLGLVGVAVLTFFYYATWSVGRIMGEQNALDPILAAWGPNLLYGILGLLLFLGGRR is encoded by the coding sequence ATGAAGACCCTGGACCGCTACCTCCTGCGCGAGGTCCTGGCCCACTTCAGCCTGGGGCTTGCGGTCATCGTCCTCCTCTTCCTGGCCGGGGCGGTCTACGAGGTCCTGGCCCCTTTGGTGGCCAAGGGCGCGGATCCCTACACCCTTCTCCTCTACCTCTTCTACCGCACCCCCGAGGCCCTGGTGCGGGGGGCCCCCGTGGCCTACCTCTTCGCCCTGCTCTTCCTCCTCTCCCGCCTGGGCGAGGACTCGGAGCTCAAGGCCCTCCTGGCCCTGGGAATAAGGCGGGAGCGCGTGCTTTTACCCCTTTTGGGCCTCGGGGCTCTCCTGGCCCTTTTGGGCTTCCTTTTGGGGGAAAGCCTGGTGCCCAAAGCCCTGGCCCAGGGGCAGGACCTCCTTCGCAGGCAGGTGCTGGAACGGCCCAGGACCCTTCTCACCCCGGGCACCACCTTCCAGGACGCCAGGGGCAGGGTGGTCTACGTGGGGGAGGTGGCCCGGGACAGGATCGGAAAGCTTAGAATCCTTTCGCAGGAGGAGGTGGTCCTGGCGGAGGAGGGGAGGTTCCAAGGAGGAATCTTGCAGGTGGAAAAGGGCTTGAGGGTCACCTACGAGGGGGATAGGCCCAGGACCCTGACCCGCTTTCAAGAGGGGGAACTGGTCCTCAGGGATCTCACCTTTGAGCCCTGGCAGAACCCGGCCAACCGCATGACCCTAAAGGAGCTCAAGGAGGAGGTGGAAAGGCTTAGGAAAAGCGGGGTGAAGGCGGGCCTCGAGGCCACCACCTACTACCGCCGCTACGCCGAGCCGGCGGCCAGCCTGGTCTTCGCCCTCTTCGCCACGGGACTTGCCTTCTACCTCCTAGGGGGGTCCCGGAGCCTAGGGCTTGTGGGGGTGGCGGTCCTCACCTTCTTCTACTACGCCACCTGGAGCGTGGGGCGGATCATGGGGGAGCAAAACGCCTTGGATCCCATTTTGGCCGCCTGGGGGCCCAACCTGCTTTACGGGATCCTGGGCCTCCTCCTCTTCCTGGGAGGGCGGAGGTGA
- a CDS encoding SDR family oxidoreductase, with protein MLQGKAFLVTGAGGALARAVIPALHRAGARLFLSDPREERMAERARAYGAKTFVADLTRLEEAEALARFVEREAPLFGVVHTVGGFAAGRFLDSDPGLYDWLLDLNLRTTFNLLRATLPYLEARGEGFFAAIAAGPAWTGAGPGRALYTMAKTALASLIRSLQGEVQGVRFLLVYPMGTLDTEANRKAMPEADPSRWIAPELIAEAILLAASAKGGRLLELPIYPPT; from the coding sequence ATGCTCCAGGGTAAAGCCTTCTTGGTCACGGGGGCGGGGGGCGCCTTGGCCCGGGCGGTGATCCCCGCCCTGCACCGCGCCGGGGCCCGGCTTTTCCTCTCCGACCCCCGGGAGGAACGGATGGCGGAACGGGCCCGGGCCTACGGGGCCAAGACCTTCGTGGCCGACCTCACCCGGCTGGAGGAGGCCGAGGCCTTGGCCCGCTTCGTGGAGCGGGAGGCTCCCCTTTTCGGGGTGGTGCACACCGTGGGCGGGTTCGCCGCCGGGCGCTTTTTGGACTCGGACCCCGGGCTTTACGACTGGCTTCTGGACCTGAACCTGCGCACCACCTTCAACCTCCTCAGGGCCACCCTGCCCTACCTGGAGGCTCGAGGCGAGGGGTTTTTCGCCGCCATCGCCGCCGGCCCCGCCTGGACGGGGGCCGGCCCAGGAAGGGCCCTATACACCATGGCCAAGACCGCCTTGGCCAGCCTCATCCGCTCCCTCCAGGGGGAGGTGCAGGGGGTGCGCTTCCTCCTCGTCTACCCGATGGGTACCCTGGATACCGAGGCCAACCGGAAGGCCATGCCGGAGGCCGACCCCAGCCGCTGGATCGCCCCGGAACTCATCGCCGAGGCCATCCTCCTGGCCGCCTCCGCCAAGGGCGGAAGGCTTCTGGAGCTCCCCATCTACCCCCCCACCTAG
- a CDS encoding VanZ family protein, giving the protein MGLLWWLSDQPATGMGLPHPWDKGAHFLAYGLLGFLLGVAFGDFRPALLLAALYGVVDEWHQSRVPGREAFGWDLVADFLGACLGARWGGRWGAPEAFRPWRRRPGGWPRR; this is encoded by the coding sequence ATGGGGCTACTCTGGTGGCTTTCGGACCAGCCCGCCACCGGGATGGGCCTGCCCCATCCCTGGGACAAGGGTGCCCATTTCCTGGCCTACGGGCTTTTGGGCTTCCTCCTGGGGGTGGCCTTCGGGGATTTCCGTCCGGCCCTCCTCTTGGCCGCCCTCTACGGGGTGGTGGACGAGTGGCACCAAAGCCGCGTTCCCGGACGGGAGGCCTTCGGCTGGGACCTTGTGGCGGACTTCCTGGGGGCCTGTCTGGGGGCTAGGTGGGGGGGTAGATGGGGAGCTCCAGAAGCCTTCCGCCCTTGGCGGAGGCGGCCAGGAGGATGGCCTCGGCGATGA
- the mce gene encoding methylmalonyl-CoA epimerase has product MCLHHVGIAVEDLEEAKARYGLLGFGVVAEGEVAAQGVRVALLRGEGETLLELLAPLGPDTPVGRFLAKRGPGLHHLAFATSRIEEELARLKAAGARLIDEVPRPGFGGHRVAFLHPGFGLGVLWELVETEGA; this is encoded by the coding sequence ATGTGCTTACACCACGTGGGCATTGCGGTGGAGGACTTAGAGGAGGCCAAGGCCCGTTACGGGCTTTTGGGCTTTGGCGTGGTGGCGGAAGGGGAGGTGGCCGCCCAGGGGGTGCGGGTGGCCCTGCTCCGGGGGGAAGGGGAGACCCTTCTGGAGCTCCTCGCCCCCTTGGGGCCGGATACACCGGTGGGGCGCTTTCTGGCCAAGCGGGGTCCTGGGCTTCATCACCTGGCCTTTGCCACCTCCCGGATTGAGGAGGAGCTTGCCCGGCTGAAGGCGGCGGGGGCCAGGCTCATCGACGAGGTCCCCCGGCCGGGTTTTGGCGGGCACCGGGTGGCCTTCCTCCACCCCGGCTTTGGCCTCGGGGTGCTTTGGGAGCTGGTGGAGACGGAGGGTGCGTAG